The Megachile rotundata isolate GNS110a chromosome 8, iyMegRotu1, whole genome shotgun sequence genome has a segment encoding these proteins:
- the LOC100884065 gene encoding band 7 protein AGAP004871 isoform X1, giving the protein MSIPMASISNGNGSTVQINTRPDDIQNRIIGSDDHSHNEKNTCGNILVGLSWLIVVLTMPFSLFICFKVVQEYERAVIFRLGRLLSGGAKGPGIFFILPCVDNYARVDLRTRTYDVPPQEVLTKDSVTVSVDAVVYYRVNNATISIANVENVHHSTRLLAQTTLRNTMGTRPLHEILSERETISGNMQVALDEATDTWGIKVERVEIKDVRLPVQLQRAMAAEAEAAREARAKVIAAEGEQKASRALREASEVIGDSPAALQLRYLQTLNTISAEKNSTIVFPLPIDLLTYFIQAGGAKDS; this is encoded by the exons ATGTCCATTCCTATGGCAAGCATAAGCAATGGAAACGGATCAACGGTACAGATCAACACGCGACCCGATGACATACAGAATCGCATAATCGGCT CGGATGATCACTCGCACAATGAGAAAAACACCTGTGGAAATATTCTGGTGGGGCTATCGTGGCTCATCGTGGTCCTCACGATGCCATTTTCCCTATTTATCTGTTTCAAG GTGGTGCAGGAATACGAGAGAGCTGTAATATTCCGTTTGGGGCGGCTTCTGTCCGGAGGCGCCAAAGGACCCg GAATCTTTTTTATACTGCCCTGCGTGGATAATTATGCTCGCGTTGATCTACGAACGAGAACTTATGATGTTCCGCCTCAGGAG GTACTGACAAAAGACAGCGTAACAGTATCAGTAGACGCGGTGGTCTACTATCGAGTAAACAACGCAACAATTTCGATCGCGAACGTGGAAAATGTTCATCACAGTACCAGATTGTTGGCTCAAACTACGCTTCGAAACACCATGGGAACCAGACCGCTTCATGAAATTCTCAGCGAGCGTGAAACGATCTCCGGAAACATGCAG GTCGCTTTGGACGAAGCTACAGACACGTGGGGAATAAAAGTGGAGCGAGTAGAAAT CAAGGATGTACGATTACCGGTTCAATTGCAGAGAGCGATGGCTGCGGAAGCGGAAGCTGCTCGCGAAGCTCGCGCAAAG GTAATAGCTGCTGAGGGTGAACAGAAAGCTAGTCGCGCGCTGAGAGAAGCCTCTGAGGTCATCGGGGACTCTCCCGCTGCGTTACAACTTCGTTATCTACAG aCTCTCAACACTATTTCGGCGGAGAAAAATTCGACGATCGTGTTCCCGCTGCCCATAGACTTATTAACGTACTTTATCCAAGCGGGTGGCGCGAAAGATTCTTAA
- the LOC100884065 gene encoding band 7 protein AGAP004871 isoform X2 encodes MTDADDHSHNEKNTCGNILVGLSWLIVVLTMPFSLFICFKVVQEYERAVIFRLGRLLSGGAKGPGIFFILPCVDNYARVDLRTRTYDVPPQEVLTKDSVTVSVDAVVYYRVNNATISIANVENVHHSTRLLAQTTLRNTMGTRPLHEILSERETISGNMQVALDEATDTWGIKVERVEIKDVRLPVQLQRAMAAEAEAAREARAKVIAAEGEQKASRALREASEVIGDSPAALQLRYLQTLNTISAEKNSTIVFPLPIDLLTYFIQAGGAKDS; translated from the exons ATGACGGATG CGGATGATCACTCGCACAATGAGAAAAACACCTGTGGAAATATTCTGGTGGGGCTATCGTGGCTCATCGTGGTCCTCACGATGCCATTTTCCCTATTTATCTGTTTCAAG GTGGTGCAGGAATACGAGAGAGCTGTAATATTCCGTTTGGGGCGGCTTCTGTCCGGAGGCGCCAAAGGACCCg GAATCTTTTTTATACTGCCCTGCGTGGATAATTATGCTCGCGTTGATCTACGAACGAGAACTTATGATGTTCCGCCTCAGGAG GTACTGACAAAAGACAGCGTAACAGTATCAGTAGACGCGGTGGTCTACTATCGAGTAAACAACGCAACAATTTCGATCGCGAACGTGGAAAATGTTCATCACAGTACCAGATTGTTGGCTCAAACTACGCTTCGAAACACCATGGGAACCAGACCGCTTCATGAAATTCTCAGCGAGCGTGAAACGATCTCCGGAAACATGCAG GTCGCTTTGGACGAAGCTACAGACACGTGGGGAATAAAAGTGGAGCGAGTAGAAAT CAAGGATGTACGATTACCGGTTCAATTGCAGAGAGCGATGGCTGCGGAAGCGGAAGCTGCTCGCGAAGCTCGCGCAAAG GTAATAGCTGCTGAGGGTGAACAGAAAGCTAGTCGCGCGCTGAGAGAAGCCTCTGAGGTCATCGGGGACTCTCCCGCTGCGTTACAACTTCGTTATCTACAG aCTCTCAACACTATTTCGGCGGAGAAAAATTCGACGATCGTGTTCCCGCTGCCCATAGACTTATTAACGTACTTTATCCAAGCGGGTGGCGCGAAAGATTCTTAA
- the LOC100883843 gene encoding uncharacterized protein LOC100883843 isoform X1, which yields MMFRRIIVIFLLNCIVLYNDVDAWNSLRRYRHFWQANRRSNETSHKSELSNFQNAATTREKRLFPLFTLVKFDNNVCVGTNGENGTCLAASECSQRGGASTGICANGYGICCIVTVSCGETTGSNNTYFVNPNYPSSFDGTQSCQLTLIKSHPAVCQFRLDFEQFNIRGPEMTNHQCIYDQFIVSGANPIPTICGTNAGNHIYIDAGLGQTNPVILTFVTSGNSFARSWKVRVSQIRCNTIYRAEEGCLQYFTGISGQIKSFNYDSMNGLQLSNQDYSICIRMERNFCGIQYMACSDGQVMMASGVPATQMRSSAFTLTGNTQAMQIASMTGAACQTDWLTIPCAFNTGRLPTSMMACVDRFCGGTFNAENQNLNASSVISTVKPFRLIFHTDSIEAPNDVGNRGFCLNYVQQPCTTKLK from the exons ATGATGTTTAGACGTATTatcgttatatttttattaaattgcatCGTACTGTACAACGACGTCGATGCATGGAATTCTTTAAGAAGATATCGGCATTTTTGGCAAGCTAATCGTCGCTCGAACGAAACATCACATAAATCGGAGTTATCCAACTTTCAGAATGCTGCAACCACAAGAGAGAAACGAC TTTTTCCGCTGTTCACTTTGGTCAAGTTCGACAATAACGTCTGCGTTGGGACGAATGGTGAAAATGGCACGTGTCTGGCAGCGTCGGAATGCTCGCAACGCGGAGGTGCATCCACTGGAATTTGCGCGAACGGTTATGGAATTTGTTGCATtg TAACTGTATCTTGTGGAGAGACGACGGGCAGCAATAATACCTATTTCGTCAATCCAAATTATCCCTCGTCTTTTGATGGCACTCAGTCTTGTCAGTTGACTCTGATCAAATCGCATCCAGCTGTGTGTCAGTTTAG ATTAGACTTCGAGCAGTTTAACATAAGAGGCCCGGAGATGACAAACCACCAATGCATCTACGATCAGTTCATCGTTTCTGGAGCTAATCCAATACCCACCATATGCGGAACCAATGCTGGAAATCATA TATACATCGACGCCGGTCTCGGACAGACGAATCCCGTCATCCTAACATTCGTCACAAGCGGCAACTCTTTCGCTCGGTCTTGGAAGGTACGAGTGTCCCAAATTCGCTGCAACACGATATACAGAGCCGAGGAAGGATGCCTACAATACTTCACCGGGATCTCTGGTCAAATAAAATCGTTCAACTACGACTCCATGAACGGACTGCAGTTATCGAATCAGGACTACAGTATTTGCATCAGGATGGAGCGGAACTTTTGCGGAATTCAATACATGGCCTGCTCTGATG GTCAAGTCATGATGGCGAGCGGTGTCCCAGCGACTCAGATGAGGAGTAGTGCATTTACGCTGACGGGGAATACGCAGGCCATGCAGATAGCGTCTATGACAGGAGCAGCCTGCCAAACCGATTGGCTGACGATTCCATGTGCGTTCAACACGGGCAGATTGCCGACTTCCATGATGGCGTGCGTTGACCGATTTTGCGGCGGAACATTCAACGCGGAGAATCAAAATTTGAACGCCTCTTCCGTCATCA GCACAGTGAAACCGTTTAGATTAATTTTTCACACGGACAGCATCGAAGCTCCAAACGATGTTGGAAACAGAGGATTCTGTTTGAACTACGTTCAACAACCGTGTACCACAAAATTGAAATAA
- the LOC100883843 gene encoding uncharacterized protein LOC100883843 isoform X2, whose product MLQPQERNDFDNNVCVGTNGENGTCLAASECSQRGGASTGICANGYGICCIVTVSCGETTGSNNTYFVNPNYPSSFDGTQSCQLTLIKSHPAVCQFRLDFEQFNIRGPEMTNHQCIYDQFIVSGANPIPTICGTNAGNHIYIDAGLGQTNPVILTFVTSGNSFARSWKVRVSQIRCNTIYRAEEGCLQYFTGISGQIKSFNYDSMNGLQLSNQDYSICIRMERNFCGIQYMACSDGQVMMASGVPATQMRSSAFTLTGNTQAMQIASMTGAACQTDWLTIPCAFNTGRLPTSMMACVDRFCGGTFNAENQNLNASSVISTVKPFRLIFHTDSIEAPNDVGNRGFCLNYVQQPCTTKLK is encoded by the exons ATGCTGCAACCACAAGAGAGAAACGAC TTCGACAATAACGTCTGCGTTGGGACGAATGGTGAAAATGGCACGTGTCTGGCAGCGTCGGAATGCTCGCAACGCGGAGGTGCATCCACTGGAATTTGCGCGAACGGTTATGGAATTTGTTGCATtg TAACTGTATCTTGTGGAGAGACGACGGGCAGCAATAATACCTATTTCGTCAATCCAAATTATCCCTCGTCTTTTGATGGCACTCAGTCTTGTCAGTTGACTCTGATCAAATCGCATCCAGCTGTGTGTCAGTTTAG ATTAGACTTCGAGCAGTTTAACATAAGAGGCCCGGAGATGACAAACCACCAATGCATCTACGATCAGTTCATCGTTTCTGGAGCTAATCCAATACCCACCATATGCGGAACCAATGCTGGAAATCATA TATACATCGACGCCGGTCTCGGACAGACGAATCCCGTCATCCTAACATTCGTCACAAGCGGCAACTCTTTCGCTCGGTCTTGGAAGGTACGAGTGTCCCAAATTCGCTGCAACACGATATACAGAGCCGAGGAAGGATGCCTACAATACTTCACCGGGATCTCTGGTCAAATAAAATCGTTCAACTACGACTCCATGAACGGACTGCAGTTATCGAATCAGGACTACAGTATTTGCATCAGGATGGAGCGGAACTTTTGCGGAATTCAATACATGGCCTGCTCTGATG GTCAAGTCATGATGGCGAGCGGTGTCCCAGCGACTCAGATGAGGAGTAGTGCATTTACGCTGACGGGGAATACGCAGGCCATGCAGATAGCGTCTATGACAGGAGCAGCCTGCCAAACCGATTGGCTGACGATTCCATGTGCGTTCAACACGGGCAGATTGCCGACTTCCATGATGGCGTGCGTTGACCGATTTTGCGGCGGAACATTCAACGCGGAGAATCAAAATTTGAACGCCTCTTCCGTCATCA GCACAGTGAAACCGTTTAGATTAATTTTTCACACGGACAGCATCGAAGCTCCAAACGATGTTGGAAACAGAGGATTCTGTTTGAACTACGTTCAACAACCGTGTACCACAAAATTGAAATAA
- the Deaf1 gene encoding deformed epidermal autoregulatory factor 1, which yields MREARTAEMEESQTSESVAVLPDMSEPLTSETEEASALTTEHEAHPVAVTASVTPVPGVPGVPGVGVPVSLPVGSIIGVANSTNGTTFNVITSDQLQLPGSGQFKQMLCVDNGFICEPRHDKDSDPLRWNGELKATHIVIQNSTEEPESEQIHVSTANTQPICSWSESANLAVLPVRCKNTNAELHKSRFGSGGRGRCIKLGQDWYTPSEFEALCGRASSKDWKRSIRFGGRSLQTLIDEQILKPHATSCTCAACCDDDSATGPVRLFTPYKRRRRARDTSDGETPSRKLKSDNSRDGSNNDESDSEVVIPDKEVWPQFVSTDGLVVQQPHDQDTVVQSVHQTENGQNDDIFKKLDEMSSKMLKLAYEFRRTLEEAKEVSRQQRREQALVAQLGGRGDVIETVGLQPASDTHNKKCANCNREAFAECSLCRRTPYCSTFCQRKDWAGHQVECVRGAAETVMLIVESSGGDTSTLATTAGDQ from the exons ATGCGAGAGGCGAGAACAGCCGAAATGGAGGAAAGTCAAACATCGGAAAGTGTCGCCGTGCTACCGGACATGTCCGAACCGTTGACGAGCGAGACCGAGGAGGCGTCTGCCCTAACGACCGAGCACGAGGCGCATCCCGTCGCTGTGACGGCGAGCGTCACTCCAGTACCGGGTGTTCCTGGTGTTCCAGGAGTTGGTGTACCGGTTTCTTTACCCGTTGGTTCTATCATCGGTGTAGCGAACTCAACCAACGGCACGACCTTCAACGTCATCACCTCAGATCAACTACAG TTACCAGGATCGGGACAGTTTAAACAAATGCTATGTGTTGATAATGGTTTCATATGTGAACCACGTCATGATAAGGATTCAGATCCATTACGTTGGAATGGAGAACTAAAAGCAACACACATAGTAATTCAAAATAGTACAGAGGAACCTGAATCTGAACAAATACATGTTTCAACCGCTAATACACAACCAATATGCAGTTGGTCAGAATCTGCCAATTTAGCAGTATTACCAGTTAGGTGTAAAAATACAAATGCAGAGCTGCATAAAAGTCGATTTGGGTCTGGTGGAAGAGGAAGATGTATTAAACTTGGACAAGATTGGTACACACCAAGTGAATTCGAAGCTCTTTGTGGTAGAGCATCAAGTAAAGATTGGAAACGTAGTATTCGATTTGGTGGAAGAAGTTTACAGACATTAATTgatgaacaaattttaaagcCACATGCTACCTCGTGCACGTGTGCCGCATGTTGCGATGACGACAGTGCA ACTGGTCCCGTCAGATTATTTACACCTTATAAACGTAGAAGAAGAGCCAGAGATACCTCCGACGGAGAAACGCCGTCACGAAAACTTAAAAGTGATAACTCCCGCGATGGTAGTAACAATGACGAAAGTGATAGCGAAGTCGTGATACCTGATAAAGAAGTATGGCCTCAGTTTGTTTCAACGGACGGTTTGGTTGTACAACAACCGCACGATCAAGATACCGTTGTCCAAAGCGTACATCAAACTGAAAATGGACAAAACGacgatatatttaaaaaactcgACGAGATGTCCAGTAAAATGCTAAAGTTAGCTTATGAATTTAGGCGTACCTTAGAAGAAGCTAAGGAAGTAAGTAGACAACAACGAAGAGAACAAGCACTAGTTGCCCAATTAGGAGGTAGAGGAGATGTTATTGAAACTGTTGGATTACAACCAGCTTCGGATACTCATAATAAAAAG TGTGCCAACTGTAATAGAGAAGCATTTGCGGAATGTTCTTTATGTAGACGAACGCCGTATTGTTCTACATTTTGTCAACGTAAGGATTGGGCAGGTCATCAAGTGGAGTGTGTTAGAGGTGCTGCTGAAACTGTAATGCTTATAGTAGAAAGTAGTGGTGGAGATACTAGTACTCTTGCAACCACGGCCGGGGACCAATAG